In the genome of Terribacillus sp. FSL K6-0262, one region contains:
- the rpmB gene encoding 50S ribosomal protein L28, protein MGRKCVITGRTTRSGNARSHAMNANKRTWKANVQKVRILVDGKPKKVYVSARALKKGNIERV, encoded by the coding sequence ATGGGACGCAAATGTGTAATCACAGGACGCACTACTCGTTCTGGTAATGCTCGTTCTCATGCCATGAACGCTAATAAACGTACTTGGAAAGCAAACGTTCAAAAAGTTCGCATCCTTGTTGATGGTAAACCCAAAAAAGTTTACGTATCAGCTCGTGCGCTTAAAAAAGGTAACATCGAACGCGTATAA
- the rsmB gene encoding 16S rRNA (cytosine(967)-C(5))-methyltransferase RsmB, producing the protein MKKYELRDTAVTLLTRIGDQGGYSHLLLDQAIRNKDFDSRDAALLTEIVYGTLSYKLTLEYFLGQFVSKKLETWAKWLLLSAFYQMYALDRVPDHAVIHESVEIAKQRGHKGIASLVNAVLRNVQRKGFPDLDEIKDPAERISLETSHPRWLVERWIAQYGEKTAREMCAVNQVEKPISVRVQPLLTSREEAMEELESQGFTVRPSVIDAQGIIIEKGNILKSDLFLSNQVTVQDQTSMLAGRMVDAAAGMTVLDACSAPGGKTTHIAETMEDQGRLFAYDLHAKKAKQVQQKAEKLKLTIIEANQADARNLQEKHEQESFDRILLDAPCSGLGVLRGKPDIKYHKSEQDVLSLTSIQADLLEEVAPLLKIGGKLVYSTCTVDQAENEQVVRAFLMEHPEFEVDPDFRDDLPQAIQGAPGLTEAGLQIFPQDFNTDGFFLVRLVRKG; encoded by the coding sequence ATGAAGAAGTATGAACTGCGTGACACAGCTGTCACATTGCTGACCAGGATCGGGGATCAAGGCGGTTACAGCCATCTGCTCCTTGACCAGGCGATTCGAAACAAAGATTTTGACAGCAGGGATGCGGCCCTGCTGACCGAAATCGTTTATGGAACGTTGTCTTATAAATTGACATTGGAGTATTTCCTTGGCCAGTTTGTGTCAAAGAAATTGGAAACATGGGCAAAATGGCTCCTGCTGTCTGCTTTTTATCAGATGTACGCGCTCGATCGGGTACCTGATCATGCAGTCATCCATGAATCTGTCGAAATCGCCAAACAGCGGGGCCATAAAGGGATTGCATCACTCGTGAATGCTGTACTGCGCAATGTGCAGCGAAAAGGTTTTCCGGATCTGGATGAGATCAAGGACCCGGCAGAGCGCATTTCATTGGAGACGAGTCATCCTCGCTGGTTGGTGGAGCGCTGGATCGCACAATACGGAGAGAAAACAGCGCGTGAGATGTGTGCTGTGAATCAGGTGGAGAAACCGATAAGCGTCCGGGTGCAGCCGCTGCTTACTTCGCGTGAGGAGGCGATGGAGGAACTGGAATCCCAAGGATTCACTGTCCGTCCTTCTGTCATCGATGCGCAAGGAATCATCATTGAGAAAGGCAATATCCTGAAAAGCGACCTATTCCTCTCCAATCAAGTTACCGTGCAGGATCAAACGAGTATGCTTGCCGGTCGGATGGTGGATGCGGCAGCCGGTATGACAGTGCTGGATGCGTGCAGTGCGCCAGGCGGCAAGACGACCCATATTGCGGAAACGATGGAGGATCAAGGCAGGCTTTTTGCATATGACCTGCATGCCAAGAAAGCGAAACAGGTCCAGCAGAAAGCAGAGAAGCTCAAGCTGACGATCATCGAGGCCAACCAGGCAGATGCCCGCAACCTGCAGGAAAAACATGAACAAGAAAGTTTCGACCGCATTTTGCTTGATGCCCCGTGTTCCGGACTGGGTGTGCTCAGGGGAAAACCAGATATCAAGTATCACAAGTCCGAACAAGACGTATTGTCGCTTACTTCCATTCAGGCTGACTTACTGGAAGAGGTAGCACCGCTTTTGAAAATAGGCGGGAAGCTTGTCTACAGTACTTGTACTGTAGATCAAGCAGAGAATGAACAAGTTGTCCGCGCTTTCCTGATGGAGCACCCCGAATTCGAAGTCGACCCGGATTTCCGTGATGATTTGCCGCAGGCCATTCAGGGTGCGCCAGGTTTGACAGAGGCGGGTTTGCAGATTTTCCCGCAGGATTTCAATACGGATGGCTTTTTCCTTGTCCGGCTTGTTAGAAAAGGGTAA
- the priA gene encoding primosomal protein N' yields MNIAKVVVDVPASQTDRVYDYLIPENMIGVLQPGMRVVVPFGNRRIMGFVLEIGSSAEVDRLKEIQEMMDLLPALTPELLDLGVWMGEQTLSFHITALQAMLPQAMKAKYRKLLIRTGEVPEPLQPLFLEGDTADFEQFEHSGVSLATLQQAIKAGQIELHYQVNSKETKKTIRMVDAKKSAEELQEALESVNARAMKQRALLEHFIEEPAPIAQKQLLDMYETTASTLKPLLEAGLLRTYDKEVLRDPYEDRQIERTKPLQLSDSQAKALEPILESIQTESHEVFLLHGVTGSGKTEVYLQAIQQVLEKGQEAIVLVPEIALTPQTVNRFKGRFGSDVAVLHSALSAGEKYDEWRKIQRKQVKVAVGARSAIFAPFENVGIIIIDEEHETSYKQEDHPKYHARDIAVFRGKYHHAPIVLGSATPSLESFARAEKGVYHMLELPERVNQAAMPDYQIIDMRDELHAGNRSIFSRDLLEQMKERLVRKEQTVLFLNRRGYSTFVMCRDCGHTVECPHCDITLTYHRSSEQLKCHYCGYEEPIPSICPACESDTIRYFGTGTQKVEEALTQLLPEARVIRMDVDTTRRKGAHEKLLGAFGRGEADILLGTQMIAKGLDFEKVTLVGVLAADSMLHLPDFRAAEKTFQLLTQVSGRAGRHSLPGEVIIQTYSPEHYSVELAAAGDYRPFFQTEMQTRRTFQYPPYYYLALMTISHQNQVKAMQTTQTIVQLLRKHLSDQVRILGPTPSPLARIKDRYRFQCMVKYKNEPNLRDVIRRILHHYEDARKKEDLQIHVDLQPYSLM; encoded by the coding sequence ATGAACATCGCGAAGGTTGTTGTCGACGTCCCGGCCAGTCAGACCGACCGCGTGTATGATTATCTGATTCCCGAGAATATGATCGGCGTCCTGCAGCCGGGCATGCGTGTCGTCGTACCTTTCGGAAATCGCCGCATCATGGGTTTTGTCCTGGAGATCGGCAGTTCTGCCGAAGTGGACAGGCTCAAGGAAATACAGGAAATGATGGATTTGCTTCCGGCACTGACACCTGAATTGCTCGATTTGGGAGTATGGATGGGAGAGCAGACTTTGAGCTTCCACATCACTGCCCTCCAGGCGATGCTGCCCCAAGCAATGAAGGCGAAATATCGGAAACTGCTCATTCGGACAGGGGAGGTGCCAGAACCACTGCAGCCGCTGTTCCTGGAGGGAGACACTGCTGATTTCGAACAGTTCGAGCATAGCGGCGTATCCTTGGCCACGCTCCAGCAAGCAATCAAGGCCGGGCAGATCGAGCTGCACTATCAAGTCAACTCCAAGGAAACGAAGAAAACAATCCGGATGGTGGATGCCAAGAAGAGTGCAGAAGAACTTCAGGAGGCATTGGAGTCCGTGAATGCCCGTGCCATGAAACAAAGAGCGCTGCTTGAGCATTTCATCGAAGAGCCAGCACCGATCGCGCAGAAGCAATTGCTCGACATGTATGAGACGACAGCTTCTACCCTCAAGCCATTGCTGGAAGCGGGCTTGCTCCGGACATATGACAAGGAAGTGCTCCGCGATCCATACGAGGATAGGCAGATTGAACGCACAAAGCCGCTGCAGCTTTCCGATTCACAGGCAAAAGCACTCGAACCGATCCTGGAAAGCATCCAGACAGAATCACATGAGGTATTCCTGCTGCATGGCGTGACGGGGAGCGGGAAAACGGAAGTATATTTGCAGGCCATACAGCAGGTACTGGAAAAAGGTCAGGAAGCCATTGTGCTCGTTCCCGAAATTGCACTTACCCCCCAGACAGTGAATCGATTCAAAGGAAGATTCGGTTCTGATGTTGCCGTTCTCCATAGTGCATTATCCGCTGGTGAGAAATATGATGAGTGGCGGAAAATTCAGCGCAAGCAGGTGAAAGTGGCTGTAGGCGCAAGATCTGCCATCTTCGCTCCCTTCGAGAATGTAGGTATCATCATCATTGATGAAGAGCATGAAACAAGCTACAAGCAGGAAGATCATCCGAAATACCACGCCAGGGACATTGCTGTTTTTCGCGGGAAATATCATCATGCTCCCATTGTTCTTGGCAGTGCGACTCCGTCCCTGGAATCGTTTGCCCGAGCTGAAAAAGGAGTCTACCATATGCTGGAGCTGCCGGAACGTGTGAACCAGGCGGCGATGCCGGATTATCAGATCATCGATATGCGTGATGAACTGCATGCAGGCAACCGATCGATCTTTTCCCGGGATTTGCTGGAACAGATGAAGGAGCGGCTCGTCAGGAAGGAACAAACCGTACTGTTCCTGAATCGCCGCGGCTACAGCACATTTGTCATGTGCCGCGACTGCGGACATACGGTGGAGTGCCCGCACTGTGATATCACATTGACTTACCATCGGAGCAGTGAACAGCTAAAATGTCATTATTGCGGCTATGAAGAGCCGATTCCTTCGATTTGTCCGGCTTGCGAGAGTGATACGATCCGCTACTTCGGAACGGGTACCCAAAAGGTGGAAGAAGCGCTGACGCAGCTGCTCCCGGAAGCACGTGTCATTCGGATGGATGTCGATACGACAAGAAGAAAAGGTGCACATGAAAAACTGCTTGGGGCCTTTGGCAGAGGCGAGGCTGATATTCTGCTCGGCACCCAGATGATCGCTAAGGGGCTGGATTTCGAAAAAGTGACCCTTGTAGGTGTCCTGGCAGCGGACTCGATGCTGCATCTGCCTGACTTCCGGGCGGCGGAGAAGACATTCCAGCTGCTGACACAGGTGAGCGGGAGGGCAGGACGGCATAGTTTGCCCGGTGAAGTCATCATCCAGACTTATTCTCCGGAACATTATAGTGTCGAATTAGCTGCAGCAGGCGATTACCGCCCGTTTTTCCAAACGGAAATGCAAACACGGCGGACCTTCCAATATCCCCCTTACTATTATCTGGCCCTGATGACCATCAGCCACCAGAACCAAGTGAAGGCGATGCAGACGACACAGACGATCGTCCAGCTGCTGCGGAAGCATCTGTCCGACCAAGTCCGGATACTCGGGCCGACTCCATCGCCGCTGGCGCGGATCAAGGATAGATATCGCTTCCAGTGCATGGTAAAATACAAAAACGAACCGAACCTTCGGGATGTGATCAGGAGGATCCTCCATCACTACGAAGACGCACGGAAAAAAGAAGATTTGCAAATACATGTTGATTTACAGCCGTATTCGCTCATGTAG
- the rpe gene encoding ribulose-phosphate 3-epimerase: protein MTKIAPSILSADFANLAMEIRDVEKGGADYIHVDVMDGHFVPNITIGPLIVEAIRPVTDLPLDVHLMIEKPEQYIEVFAKAGADIITVHQEACIHLHRTIMMIKEQGVKAGVVLNPATPVGLIEEMLPEVDMVLLMTVNPGFGGQSFIPSVLKKVEELARLRAALELDFEIEIDGGVNTETAKLCTDAGADVLVAGSAVYGKEDRAAAIAAIREAAE from the coding sequence ATGACAAAAATCGCACCATCCATTCTTTCAGCTGACTTTGCCAATTTGGCTATGGAAATCCGTGACGTGGAAAAAGGCGGAGCCGATTACATCCATGTCGATGTGATGGACGGCCATTTTGTTCCGAATATTACGATCGGGCCGCTTATCGTGGAGGCGATTCGTCCTGTGACTGATCTTCCGCTGGATGTTCATCTGATGATAGAGAAGCCCGAGCAATATATCGAAGTTTTCGCCAAGGCCGGTGCCGATATCATCACTGTCCATCAGGAAGCTTGCATCCACCTGCACCGGACGATCATGATGATCAAGGAACAGGGAGTCAAGGCGGGGGTCGTGTTGAACCCGGCAACGCCTGTCGGTTTGATAGAAGAAATGTTGCCTGAGGTAGATATGGTGCTTTTGATGACGGTCAATCCAGGTTTTGGCGGCCAAAGCTTCATCCCTTCCGTATTGAAGAAGGTGGAAGAATTAGCAAGGCTTCGTGCTGCACTTGAACTCGATTTCGAAATCGAAATCGATGGCGGTGTGAACACTGAAACGGCTAAACTATGTACGGATGCTGGTGCGGATGTACTTGTTGCCGGCAGTGCGGTTTATGGCAAGGAAGACCGGGCTGCGGCAATTGCAGCAATCCGGGAAGCGGCTGAATGA
- the rsgA gene encoding ribosome small subunit-dependent GTPase A codes for MPSGKIMKALSGFYYVLTDEGETYQCRGRGVFRKQKITPLVGDEVEFEAETKQEGYVLDVLPRKNELVRPPIANIDQAIIVTSAAQPDFSTALLDRFLVLVESKHIEPVIFITKMDMLSADGMAEIEAFKDDYQQIGYPVEMLSSKEETNLDRVKLHMKDKISVIAGQSGVGKSSMLNAIDPRLELETKEISESLGRGRHTTRHVELIPIGGGLVADTPGFSSLEFTELEAEELPSCFPEFREREDSCKFRGCMHHKEPKCAVKQAVGAGEIPEYRYMHYLQFLEEIKSRKPRY; via the coding sequence ATGCCATCAGGTAAGATTATGAAAGCATTGAGCGGGTTTTATTATGTTCTCACGGATGAGGGAGAGACCTATCAATGTCGTGGCAGAGGTGTATTTCGCAAACAAAAAATAACGCCGCTTGTCGGTGATGAAGTGGAATTCGAAGCGGAAACAAAGCAGGAGGGCTATGTGCTGGACGTCCTTCCGCGGAAAAACGAGCTCGTCAGGCCGCCGATCGCAAATATCGATCAGGCCATCATCGTAACATCGGCGGCACAGCCGGATTTCAGTACGGCATTACTCGATCGATTCCTTGTTTTAGTGGAATCGAAGCATATCGAGCCAGTCATTTTCATTACGAAAATGGACATGCTGTCTGCCGATGGGATGGCCGAGATAGAAGCGTTCAAGGACGATTATCAACAGATCGGATACCCGGTCGAGATGCTGTCCTCCAAGGAAGAGACAAACTTGGATCGAGTGAAGCTGCATATGAAAGACAAAATCTCGGTGATTGCGGGACAGTCTGGGGTCGGTAAATCATCGATGCTCAACGCGATCGATCCGCGGCTGGAGCTGGAAACAAAAGAAATATCCGAAAGTCTTGGACGCGGCCGCCATACGACAAGGCATGTGGAGCTTATACCGATTGGAGGCGGCCTTGTCGCAGATACACCAGGATTCAGTTCACTGGAGTTCACTGAATTGGAAGCCGAAGAACTGCCGTCATGCTTCCCGGAATTCAGGGAGCGGGAAGATAGCTGTAAATTCAGGGGCTGTATGCATCACAAGGAACCTAAATGCGCAGTGAAGCAAGCGGTCGGCGCAGGGGAGATTCCAGAGTACCGCTATATGCATTACCTGCAGTTCCTTGAGGAAATCAAATCGAGAAAGCCGAGGTATTAA
- the fmt gene encoding methionyl-tRNA formyltransferase: MKRIVFMGTPDFAVPVLKQLTEEDCEVVLVVTQPDRPKGRKRILTSSPVKEEALKHGIPVYQPEKIKESYEEIFSYEPDLIVTAAFGQILPKELLDFPEYGCINVHASLLPELRGGAPIHYAIQQGKAETGVTIMYMVEKLDAGDMLLQRSVPITMEDHVGTMHDKLAVLGAEMVHDILPDIFARKVTPIKQDEDKVTFAPTIKREQEVIDWSRSNWEVFNHIRGMHPWPVAFTTYKGKPFKVWWSELLERKYDGEPGQIAAIGSDGIVVICGDNTAVKLTQVQPAGKKQMTAGDYLRGVGKDMQVGERLGEHEEV, encoded by the coding sequence ATGAAACGAATCGTATTCATGGGTACACCGGACTTTGCGGTGCCCGTACTGAAACAGCTGACAGAGGAAGATTGCGAGGTGGTGCTCGTCGTCACCCAGCCTGATCGCCCGAAAGGACGCAAACGCATCCTCACCAGCTCACCTGTGAAGGAGGAAGCTCTGAAACACGGGATCCCGGTTTATCAGCCGGAAAAAATCAAGGAAAGTTATGAAGAAATCTTTTCCTATGAGCCTGACTTGATCGTAACGGCTGCGTTCGGCCAGATATTGCCGAAGGAGCTGCTTGATTTTCCGGAGTATGGCTGTATCAATGTGCATGCCTCCTTGCTGCCGGAACTCCGCGGAGGGGCGCCGATCCATTACGCCATCCAGCAAGGGAAAGCGGAAACAGGCGTCACCATCATGTACATGGTGGAAAAACTGGATGCAGGCGATATGCTGCTGCAGCGTTCCGTCCCGATTACAATGGAAGATCATGTTGGTACGATGCATGATAAATTGGCGGTCCTGGGTGCGGAAATGGTCCATGATATCCTTCCTGATATCTTTGCTCGAAAAGTGACCCCGATCAAGCAGGATGAGGACAAGGTGACCTTTGCCCCGACAATCAAACGGGAGCAGGAAGTGATTGATTGGAGCCGTTCGAATTGGGAAGTATTCAACCATATCCGCGGCATGCATCCATGGCCGGTCGCCTTCACCACTTATAAAGGGAAGCCCTTCAAAGTATGGTGGAGCGAGCTTCTGGAACGGAAGTACGACGGGGAACCAGGGCAAATCGCTGCAATCGGGTCAGATGGCATCGTCGTTATTTGCGGGGACAATACAGCTGTAAAATTGACCCAGGTGCAGCCGGCAGGCAAGAAACAAATGACTGCAGGTGATTATTTGCGGGGTGTCGGCAAGGATATGCAAGTCGGGGAAAGGCTGGGCGAGCATGAAGAAGTATGA
- a CDS encoding Asp23/Gls24 family envelope stress response protein produces MSLHLTTEDGRITIATDVIATLAGSAAVKCYGIVGMASRHQLRDGIAEILRRENYSKGIVVTQADNKVQIDLHIIVSYGTKISEVAHNVQSQVKYTLDRALGVLTSSVNIYIQGVSVSAD; encoded by the coding sequence ATGAGCCTTCATCTGACTACAGAGGATGGAAGAATCACGATTGCAACGGATGTAATCGCAACATTGGCTGGAAGTGCCGCGGTAAAATGCTATGGCATCGTCGGTATGGCTTCCAGACATCAATTACGTGACGGCATAGCAGAAATACTCCGCAGGGAGAACTATTCAAAAGGAATAGTCGTGACCCAGGCGGACAACAAAGTCCAGATCGACTTGCACATCATTGTAAGTTATGGAACCAAAATATCCGAGGTCGCACATAATGTGCAATCCCAAGTGAAATATACATTGGATCGGGCATTGGGCGTGCTGACGAGCTCTGTGAACATTTATATTCAAGGCGTCAGTGTTTCTGCAGACTAG
- the pknB gene encoding Stk1 family PASTA domain-containing Ser/Thr kinase codes for MLEGRTLNERYEIHRLIGGGGMANVYLAQDIILDREVAVKVLKLEYANDDEFIARFHREAHAATSLSHPNIVTIYDVGDEDGIYYMVMEYVSGMTLKQYIHTHGSVVVPDTVDIMKQVTSAISHAHANGIVHRDIKPQNILIDDYGKVKVTDFGIATALSATSLTQTNAMLGSVHYLSPEQARGGIATKKSDVYSLGIVMFELLTGRLPFSGESAVSIALKHLQTETPSVRRWTGDIPQSVENIVLKATTKDPFYRYTSTYDMEADLETCLDPARADEPRFTPPKDDGETTKAIPIISEKDLNKASLADTIVHNGHTNPPGQAEKPKKKKKRWKVLLWIAVIILVLAGTGVGLVLATAPKEVTMIDVTGDSYADAVDKLSERDLHVKREATASDTVEEGNVVKTDPSAGSKIKEGTSVTVYTSIGKEKEEFDDYEGKSFSQVEKLLNDKGYKNVRSYEEFSDEPVGTIISQIQPQAGSKVVPEDTTVIFEVSKGPEAVTLTDLTGMTEEEAQSYLDKNDLDGNFIEQPSDEVDEGVVIRHDPGAGQSIEENGSVDLYVSTGPENLPPATHTVTFTVPYQPEDAGMGDEEQTDEGQEDSVPQIVQIYVGDADHDVTELYDERAITEDEEITLTLSIPAGGEAEYRVLRDDEVFLEKTVPYEDREGE; via the coding sequence ATGCTCGAAGGACGTACGCTGAATGAACGGTACGAAATACACCGTCTGATCGGCGGAGGCGGTATGGCAAATGTCTATTTGGCCCAGGATATCATTCTCGATCGTGAAGTTGCCGTCAAAGTCCTGAAATTGGAATATGCCAACGATGATGAATTCATCGCCAGATTCCACCGGGAAGCCCATGCGGCTACCAGTCTTTCACATCCGAATATCGTCACGATATATGACGTCGGCGATGAAGATGGCATTTACTACATGGTCATGGAATACGTCAGCGGAATGACATTGAAGCAATACATACACACCCATGGTTCCGTCGTGGTGCCTGACACTGTAGATATCATGAAACAGGTCACCTCTGCTATTTCCCATGCCCACGCCAATGGAATCGTCCATCGCGATATCAAGCCGCAGAATATCCTGATCGATGATTATGGCAAGGTGAAGGTGACTGACTTTGGAATTGCCACAGCCTTGAGTGCGACGTCTTTGACTCAGACGAATGCCATGCTGGGTTCTGTCCACTATCTTTCCCCTGAACAGGCAAGGGGAGGCATCGCAACAAAGAAGTCGGATGTGTATTCCCTTGGTATCGTCATGTTTGAGCTGCTTACCGGCCGTCTGCCTTTTTCCGGGGAATCAGCGGTGAGCATTGCTTTGAAGCATTTGCAGACGGAAACGCCATCCGTCAGACGCTGGACGGGGGATATTCCCCAAAGCGTGGAGAATATCGTGCTGAAGGCCACCACGAAAGATCCTTTTTATCGTTATACGAGCACCTATGATATGGAAGCCGATCTGGAAACATGCCTTGATCCGGCAAGAGCGGATGAACCGCGGTTCACGCCGCCTAAGGACGATGGGGAAACGACCAAAGCCATTCCGATCATTTCGGAGAAGGACCTTAACAAGGCGTCATTGGCCGACACGATCGTACATAACGGTCATACGAATCCGCCGGGGCAAGCGGAGAAGCCGAAAAAGAAGAAAAAGCGCTGGAAGGTCCTTTTGTGGATAGCTGTCATTATTTTAGTGCTTGCTGGTACCGGTGTAGGCTTGGTACTGGCGACGGCCCCGAAGGAAGTCACGATGATCGATGTGACTGGGGATTCTTATGCGGATGCGGTTGATAAGCTGTCCGAACGGGATCTGCATGTGAAACGTGAAGCAACGGCATCGGATACAGTGGAAGAAGGAAATGTCGTCAAAACGGATCCTTCAGCCGGCAGTAAAATCAAGGAAGGAACCAGTGTCACGGTCTACACAAGCATCGGCAAGGAAAAAGAAGAGTTCGATGATTACGAGGGCAAATCATTCTCCCAGGTGGAAAAACTGTTGAATGATAAGGGCTATAAAAATGTACGCTCATATGAAGAGTTCTCGGATGAACCGGTAGGGACAATCATCTCCCAGATCCAGCCTCAGGCAGGATCCAAAGTGGTTCCGGAGGACACGACGGTCATTTTTGAAGTGAGCAAGGGACCAGAGGCAGTGACATTGACGGATCTGACCGGGATGACGGAGGAAGAGGCCCAATCCTATCTGGATAAGAATGATCTTGATGGCAATTTCATCGAACAGCCATCGGACGAAGTCGATGAAGGTGTCGTGATCCGTCACGATCCGGGAGCGGGGCAATCGATTGAAGAAAATGGCAGTGTCGATCTGTATGTCTCGACCGGTCCGGAGAATCTGCCTCCTGCCACGCACACAGTGACATTCACTGTCCCTTATCAGCCTGAAGATGCAGGGATGGGGGATGAGGAACAGACGGATGAGGGACAGGAGGATTCGGTCCCTCAGATTGTTCAGATTTATGTCGGCGATGCCGATCATGATGTCACGGAGCTTTATGATGAACGGGCGATCACGGAGGATGAGGAGATTACACTGACACTGAGCATACCGGCAGGCGGTGAAGCCGAATACCGCGTACTGCGGGATGATGAAGTATTCTTGGAAAAAACGGTTCCGTATGAAGACAGGGAAGGTGAATAA
- a CDS encoding thiamine diphosphokinase: MGAKRSIGLVGGAGSLPDLHAEQHHIWIGADAGAKALASAGIRMKLAVGDFDSVSEEDLAMIRQYADQVLVYPPEKDETDFELAIRHAQELGASEVTVYGVTGGRLDHELINIQMLYRLLDAFDEAVIIDRQNMIRMHRPGTYQTKQDDAYRYVSFLSFSEQVDGLTLTGFKYPLTDASIHWGGTLSISNELVAQTGTYSFTSGIVIMIKSKDV, encoded by the coding sequence ATGGGAGCAAAGCGGAGTATCGGGCTGGTCGGCGGAGCGGGCAGCCTGCCGGATTTACACGCTGAACAGCATCATATCTGGATAGGGGCGGATGCTGGTGCAAAAGCGCTGGCATCTGCCGGCATCCGGATGAAACTGGCTGTAGGGGATTTCGATTCGGTGTCGGAGGAGGACCTGGCGATGATCCGGCAATATGCCGATCAAGTCCTTGTGTATCCTCCGGAAAAAGATGAAACGGATTTCGAACTGGCAATCCGTCACGCGCAAGAACTCGGTGCAAGTGAAGTGACGGTCTATGGAGTGACTGGCGGAAGGCTTGATCATGAGCTCATCAACATCCAGATGCTGTACAGGCTGCTTGATGCATTCGATGAGGCTGTCATCATCGACAGGCAGAACATGATCCGCATGCATCGGCCAGGTACATACCAAACAAAACAAGATGATGCATACCGTTATGTATCATTTCTTTCCTTCTCCGAGCAAGTTGATGGTCTAACCTTGACCGGCTTTAAATATCCTTTAACAGATGCTTCGATCCATTGGGGCGGGACACTGTCCATCTCCAATGAGCTTGTTGCACAAACTGGTACTTATTCATTCACCTCAGGCATAGTAATAATGATAAAGAGCAAGGATGTTTAA
- a CDS encoding Stp1/IreP family PP2C-type Ser/Thr phosphatase yields MRGFFITDRGQIRSHNEDAGGVFSNSHKQHLAVIADGMGGHKAGDVASQLAISNLRSWWESAESFDSPKQAEEAIKQAIKDVNLRVYEESRQSEELSGMGTTIVAAVCTDDFVTIAHIGDSRCYLLNEEGFKQVTEDHSLVNELVRSGQITEQDAEHHPRKNVLLRALGTDQEVEMDLVSITWEAGDRLLLCSDGLSNKLDKQELLQYLTSGEEIENIASRLVTIANERGGEDNISLIIADLADTPVREGA; encoded by the coding sequence GTGAGAGGTTTTTTCATTACCGACCGTGGCCAGATCAGAAGTCATAATGAGGATGCAGGCGGAGTGTTCTCTAATTCCCATAAACAGCATCTAGCTGTGATTGCCGATGGAATGGGCGGACATAAAGCAGGTGATGTCGCCAGTCAGCTGGCGATTTCCAATTTGCGCAGCTGGTGGGAATCAGCAGAGAGCTTCGATTCCCCTAAGCAGGCCGAAGAGGCAATCAAGCAGGCAATCAAGGATGTCAATCTTCGTGTTTATGAAGAGTCGCGTCAGAGCGAGGAATTGTCGGGGATGGGAACGACGATTGTTGCAGCCGTTTGTACGGATGATTTTGTGACGATTGCCCATATCGGGGACAGCCGCTGCTATCTGCTGAATGAAGAGGGCTTCAAGCAAGTGACGGAAGACCATTCCCTTGTAAATGAATTGGTACGATCAGGCCAGATCACGGAACAGGATGCCGAGCACCATCCACGCAAGAATGTTCTGCTGCGCGCGCTGGGAACCGATCAGGAAGTGGAGATGGATCTGGTGTCCATCACCTGGGAAGCTGGCGACCGCCTGCTGTTATGCTCGGATGGACTATCAAATAAACTGGATAAGCAGGAGCTTCTGCAATATCTCACATCCGGGGAAGAGATCGAAAATATTGCTTCGCGGCTCGTGACGATTGCCAACGAGCGAGGCGGGGAAGATAATATTTCATTGATCATAGCCGATTTGGCTGATACACCTGTCCGGGAGGGTGCTTAG
- the spoVM gene encoding stage V sporulation protein SpoVM: MFKSYSVRLLRKKEEGELMKFYTFKLPRFIGGFVRVIIGTFKKD, encoded by the coding sequence ATGTTTAAAAGCTACAGCGTTAGGCTGCTCAGGAAAAAGGAGGAAGGGGAACTTATGAAATTCTATACCTTTAAACTCCCGAGGTTCATCGGTGGCTTTGTCCGCGTCATTATCGGAACGTTTAAAAAAGATTAG